From the genome of Deinococcus malanensis:
TGGCCCAGTCCGAGGTCAATATCCTGATGATCTCGCAGGGCAGCAGCGAGCTGAACATCAGCGTGGCCCTGGACGGAGCCCAGGTCGAAGAGGCGACCCGCGCCGTGCACCAGGCTTTCCGCCTGGGCGAACAGCCCGCCGCGGTTCACTAGGCTGCTGTTCTTCCATGGGCGCCCCCGGTCACAGCCGGGGGGCGTCCGCCCGCTGCGACTCCTTGACAGTCAGGGACGGCCAGCGGGGCCGCATCAGCACGTACAGCCCGCAGACCCACGCCGTGCTGGCCAGAAAGCCCACCAGGACGTCGGTGGGATAGTGGACCCCCAGGTAGTTGCGGCTTGATCCGATACACACCGCCCAGACCAGAGCCGTCAGCGCCACGGGCCAGCGGACGCGGGTGCGCCAGAAAATCAGGGTGATGGCCAGGCTGAAGGCAGCGTTGGACATGCTGTGCCCGCTGGGAAAGCTGAATCCCGGTTCCTGCAGCACGGCCCCGAGGAGGTCCGGGCGGGGCCGCGAAAACACCGCTTTGGCCAGCAGGTTAAGCAGGGTTGCGCCTATCACGCTCAGCACCAGGAACCAGCCGTGGGGCCGGCGGTGCTGCAGGGCCAGCAGCCACGCCGCCAGCAGTGTGATGATGGGCAGAGACGGAACCCCGGCCACCGTACCAAGTGCCTGCGCGGTGGCGGTGACTTCCGGAGTGCGGCGTTCCCGATACCAGTCCAGTATCGCCTGGTCCCAGGCGAAGCCCCCGTTTCGGAACACATCCTCAATCAGGTTGGCGATCAGAACCAGCGGCGTCAGGACGCCCAGCAGCAGCAGGGCCAACGCCTTCCAGTGGCGCTTGAGGAAGGGCAGCAGTTCCAGGCGCACCCGAGCTGACATCACCGCCATTACACGCCAGACTCCTCCTGGAAAGACTTGCGGGAATCTTTAGCAGACCTCGCCTGTCCACTCTGTAAGCCAGTGTGCTGAGCTTCCACTGCGCGGCTGGCGCATGTGCCGGAAGGGGGCCAGAAGGCACCATAAGGGCACTTCGGGCCGGCCAAGGGTGCCAGTGGGGCAGCGGCGCGACAGGACACAGATCATGCAACCCTATATTGAACTTGCCCAGCAACGGGCCCAGGCCCTTCGCCAGGAAGCCGACCAGCTTCGCCTTATTCAGGAAGCCCGACCCGCCAAACGCCGGAAGAGCCGGATCCCCGCCCTCCTCGGCCGCCTGCGCCTCGCATGACGCTTCAGGTCACTTCCATTCGCCGCCCACTTCGAATGAAGTGGGCGGCTCCACGTGGGCTCCTCAGCGGGTAATGGGCGTCTGGTTGGCGGCCCGCTGCGCCAGAAAGGTCTTAACGCTCTGCGCCGCGCGTGTGGTCATGCCCGGGACCGCCGCAATCTGCTCGACCGGCGCAGCCGCCAGGTCCTCCAGGCTGGTGAAGTGCTCCAGCAGGGCGTCCTTGCGTTTCTGTCCGATTCCCGGCAGGTCGTCGAACACACTCCGGAGCATGTCCTGACCACGCAGTTTGCGGTGGTAGGTCACCGCGTAGTTGTGCACCTCATCACGCACGCCGATCAGCATGCGCAGCGCCGGATGGGTCTGGGGCAGCAGCAGTTCCCGGTCAACCCCAATTTCGGTCCCGGTTTCCAGCCACCACTGCGCGCCGTAACGCCCCGGCAGGATCAGACGTTCCTCGCGCTTGGCCAGCCCCACCACCGGCACCTGAAGTCCAGCCTCACGCAGGGCGTCCAGAGCGGCGTTTACCTGCCCGCGGCCGCCGTCGATCAGAATCAGGTCTGGCAGGGGCAGCTTGTCTGCCAGACTTCCGGTAAAACGCCGGCTGATGGTCTGTTTCATGCTGGTGTAGTCGTCCGGATGGTCCAGGCCCCGCACCTTGAAGCGCCGGTGCTCGCCGCGTCGTGCCCGCCCGCCTTCAAAGACCACCATCCCCGACACGATGTTGGTGCCGAACAGGTTGCTGTTGTCGTACCCCTCGATCCGCCAGGGACGATCAGGCAGTGCCAGAGCCTCACGCAGGGCGTCGAGGCCGGGGTGGTCACCGCGACGTTCCAGCAGTGCCAGTTCGGATTCCAGCCCGGTGCTGGCGTTGCGCTGCGCCATTTCCACCAGATCCACCTTGTCACCGCGCTTGGGGGTGCGCATCTCGATCCTGCGTCCGGCCTTCTCCGAGAGAAAGGCGCTCCAGATCGGTGCATCGTCGAAATCGGCCGGCAGCAGGATCAGTGGTGGAACATGCGTGGCCTGCGTGTAGTAGTCCTGTACGAAGGCCTCGACGATTTCGCCCAGCGGGCTGTCCTCAGTGCCGGTCAGAAAGCGCTTGTCGCGCCCCACGACCCGCCCGCCCCGCATCCGGAACAGCTGAACCATGGCGTATTCGCCGGCTTGCGCCGCTCCCAGAAAATCAAGGTCCGTCTCGTCACTCACAAAGGCGTGCTGCTCGGTCCCAAACAGCTTCTCTACGGCTTGCACGCGGTCACGCAACCGCCCCGCCTGTTCGAAATCCTGGGCCAGTGCCGCCGCCTTCATGTCCTCCCTGAGCCTGGCAATCACCGGTGCCGCCCGGCCTTCCAGCAGGCTCTTGACGTCTTCGACCACCCGGCGATAGTCGTCCACTGCGGGGGCGTCGATACAGGGTCCCAGGCAGCGGCCCATGTGGTAGTTCAGGCAAGGCCGGGCTTTTTTCTGCAGAGGCAGCCCGGAGTTCTTGCGTAGCGGGAACATGGTGTCAATCAGGTGCTTGACGCGCCGCACTGCCGAAGAATCCGGGTAGGGGCCGTAGTAGCTGCCGCCATCCTTGAGAACACGCCTGGTCACCACCAGCATCGGATAGGTTTCGCTGGTGAGTTTCAGAAACGGGTAGTGCTTGTCGTCCTTCAGCGTGACGTTGTAATGCGGCCGATGCTGCTTGATGAGGTTGGCTTCCAGGACCAGAGCCTCGACTTCGTTTCGGGCGGTGATGAACTCCAGCGAGTCGGCCAGTTTTGTGAACTTGCCGCTCTTGCCGCCGGCCTTGAAGTGCTGACCGACCCGTGAGCGCAGGTTGTTGGCCTTCCCGATATAGATCGGCGTCCCTCCTTTGCGGAAGATGTACACGCCAGGTGTGGTGGGCAGCACGGGGAGGTCATCAAAGTGCATTCCGGACAGCATAGGGGAGAGGGCTGCAAATGACGGGAAGCCGGCCTACGAACGGGTTGCAGCTGGAGCCTTTGTCCTTGGTAGAACCTTCCACGACAGGCCTTTTCGCGTACGGGTGCGATTACGGACGCTCAGGCCTTCGGCTGCTGTGATCTGGGAAGTCCCAAGCCTGGCACGGCTGTGACGGGTACACGACGGGCCGAGGCACATTCAGGAGTTGAACAAGAAGATGATTGCTCTGGACGCGAGTAAAACGTCAGTTATGCCAATGTTTTCCTACGATAGGGTGGCCACATAGTCCTCCGGGAACCGAAATTTCACAATCCGCATGTATCGTGAATACTTTCACTTGCGCAATGTACAAGGAGAGGGTTATGCCCCTCCCTTCCTTATGATCCAGCAGGGGAGAGCACGCCCACCCCAAGCTCAGCCAGTTGAGTATCATCAACTGTTGAAGGCGCCTCAGCCATGAGGTCGGTGCCACGGTTGTTCTTGGGAAATGCAATCACTTCGCGGATGCTGCTCGCGCCGCTCATGACCATAATCAGGCGGTCAAAGCCCCAGGCAATTCCGCCATGTGGAGGCGTTCCGTACTCCAGGGCGTCCATAAAGAACCCGAACTTCTCGCGGGCCTGCGCCTCGGTAAAGCCGATAGCTTCGAACATCTTGGTCTGAATGGCAGGATCGTGAATCCGGACGCTTCCACCACCGACTTCGAAACCATTGAGAACCAGATCATAGGCCTGTGCCCGGATCTCGCCTTGGCGCGGGGTCCCGAACAAGGCGGCGTCCTCCGGGTGCGGAGCGGTAAAGGGGTGGTGCATGTAGGTCCAGCTTCCGCTGTCCTCGTCGAATTCGAGCTGTGGAAAGTCGGTCACCCACGAAACGTGAAAGCGTGGGCCAGTGCCGGCTAGGTCAAACAGGTCCCGCAGTGCCAGGCGCACAGCACCCAGAGCCGTTACGGCCTTTTTCCATTCGCCGGCGGCAAACAGCAGGGTTCCGCCGTTGTGCACCCCGCTGCGCCCGATCAGCTCAGCCGCCACGCTGCCGACAAATTTGCTGATTCCGCCAGTAAAGCCGTCGCCGTCGCGCTTGAGCCAGGCAAGACCGCCGGCCCCGTTTTGCCTGGCGACCCGTTCCAGTTCGTCGATCTGCTTGCGGGTCAGTTCAGGAGCCGCGAGGACCTTGACACACCCGGCTGCCGCAAAGGCCTTGAATTCGCCTCCCTGAAACAGGTCCGTCACGTCCGTGAAAGCCGATTCGAACCGGAGGTCGGGTTTGTCCGAACCGTAGCTGTCCATCGCCTCAAAGTAACTGAGACGCGGAAACGGACGGGGGAGATCGACGTCCAGCGTGGACTTGAACACATGGGCCATCAGCTCTTCCTGAATCTCCAGCACGTCGTCCTGCTCGACAAAGCTCATTTCCATGTCGAGCTGGGTGAAGTCCGGCTGACGGTCGGCACGCAGATCCTCATCGCGGAAGCAGCGGGCAAACTGGTAATAGCGGTCATAACCGGCGATCATCAGCAGTTGCTTGAACAGCTGCGGCGACTGAGGCAGGGCGTAGAACTCGCCGGGGTTCAGGCGGCTGGGCACCAGGAAGTCGCGTGCACCCTCCGGTGTGGACTTGGTCAACATCGGGGTTTCGACCTGCACAAAGCAGTTGGAGTCCAGGAACGCCGTGATGGCCGCCATGGCCCGGGAGCGCAGCAGCAGATGCCGCTGCATCTCAGGCCGTCGCAGGTCAAGGTAGCGGTATTTGAGGCGGATGTCCTCTGCCACGCTTTCGCCCTTATCGAGCTCAAAGGGAGGCGTCTTGGCCGTGTTTAGTACCTTTACCTGCGAGGCGATGACCTCGTAGTCCGCCGCGCCCCCCTTGCGCTGGTTCTCCGGGCGTGCCCGGTAGCGCCCCTCGACCTCGGTCACGTACTCGGCGCGCAGCTGGTCGGCCTGAGCAAAAGCCGGAGAGTCCGGCTCGACCTGCACCTGCACCACTCCGCTGCGGTCACGCAGTTCCAGAAAGATCAGGCCGCCCAGGTCGCGGCGACGGTTGACCCATCCCTGCAAGGTCACGGTCTGGTCAAGGTGGGAGGTGCCGAGCTGTCCGATAAGGGCGGTGCGTTTCATGCCGTCTCCTGCGTGGTGCTGAGGACAGGTGACGTCTGGTCCGCCTGCCCTTTGAGAAAAGCCTGCAGGTCACGGGTATGGACCCTGGACTGCTGGCCGGTCTGGAGGTTCTTGATGCTCAGGGTGTCCTGCGCGACTTCATCGGACCCGATCAGGGCAATGAAGCGCGCCCCCCGCCGTTCGGCGTCCCGGAAGGCGGCAGCGGGTTTCATGGCGCGGTAGGCGAATTCAGCACGTACCGTACGGCGGGTGGTCAGGGCAACCGTGGCCGCGTAGGCGACGTTCTCCTCGTCCAGTGCTGCGACGTACAGCAAAGGCCCTGAGGTCTCGGGCAGCGCCACGCCTTCAGCGTCCATGGCCAGCAGCAGACGCTCGATGCCGAAAGCCCAGCCGATACCCGGAACTGCTTCCTTGCTGCCCAGCTCCTGTGCCAGACCGTCGTAACGCCCGCCTCCGCCCAGCGCGGATTTTGCGCCTACGCCCTCGTGATGCAGTTCCCACGCGGTGCGCCGGTAGTAGTCCAGGCCCCGCACGATGCTGGGGTCCACGTCGTAGCTCACGTCCCAGGCGTCCAGGTAGGCCTGCACCTGTTCGAAGTGCGCCCGCGCGCCCTCGCCCAGGAAGTCCAGCATGGGCCGCACGCCGAGCTGGGCGATCAGTGCCTGGTCGCCTTCGCTCTTGCTGTCCAGGATCCGCATGGGGTTGCGGTTCAGGCGGTCCTTGCTGTCGTCGGAGAGCGCCTCCAGGTGTGGAGTGAAGAGCTCGCGCAGGTAGGTGTTGTAGGCCTCGCGGTCTTCAGGGTCACCGATACTGCCCAGCTTGATTCTGACCTTGGTGACGCCCAGCGCCTGCACCACCTCAGCCATCAGCGCAATAGCCTCGGCGTCCACCAGCGGGCCTGCGTCGCCAAGCACCTCATAGTCCACCTGATGAAACTGCCTTAACCGGCCCCGCTGCTGCCGCTCCGCGCGGAACATGGGGCCATGCGTCCAGAGCTTCAGGGGAGCCGGGAGCTGCTTGAGCCCGTTTTCCAGATAGGAGCGCACTAGGCCCGCCGTGCCCTCGGGCCGGAGAATGTAACCCCCGTGGTCTCCGAAGTAGTACACCGTGAACATCTCCTTGCGCACGATGTCGGTGCTGCCGCCGACGCCCCGCTGCACCAGCTCGGCCTCCTCGAACAGCGGCGTGTCGGTGAACTGGGCGCCGGCACGTTCCAGCACGTGCCGGGCCGTTTCACGGACAAATGTGAAGGCCGCCGCGCGGGTGTCCAGACTGAGTTTCGGGCTGCCGTCCGGCAGGTGGTCCTGGGTCCCCTTGGGACGCTTGATCGCCATAACAGAGGAAGTGTAGCGCCCGCTGCCATATCCTGCCCACGGCGCCGCAGAATCCGGACAGGGAAGCGGGCCGCCCCCAATCTCGGGAGGCGACCCTTGTAGTACGGAAAGACTTACTGGCGGACGCTGTAGGGCAGCCCGGTGGACTGCCGGCCTCCAACCTCGACGAACAGCCAGGAGCCGCCCACCGGCGCGTCAGCGGGAATGGTCAGCACGATCTCGGTATCGGACCAGGAACGGACCGCTGCAGCGGGGAATACGAAGCCGCCCTCGCCACGCTCATTGGCCCCCAGGCGGACGCGGCTGGTTGCCGGCCCCCCCAGGTAACGGCCCTGGATGGTCAGGGTTCCGCCGCGGGCAGCAGGTTCAGACAGCTTGATCAGCATGGGGGTCACCGTCACCTGCCGGGACACCTGAGCGGTCGGGGAGCAGGACGCAAGAACACCAGCACACAGTAAAGAAGCAACAAAGAAATGACGCATAGCAACAGCCTCCGTGAACGCAGTCTAATGACCCGTGCGATGACCGGTCAAACACCACCCCCCAGCGAAACACCTGAAATGCCGGATACGTCCGTCACTGAGACCGATCCCCTGACCGGCCGGCGCATCCTCGTCATCCACAACCCCCGCAGTGGTCAGGGCGACAGCCCGCTACCGCTGTTCCTGGACCTGTTGCGGACTGCCGGTGCCGACGTGACCGAGCGTGAACTGGTACCCGACAGCAAGATGACCGATTATGTTCAGGACGTCGAAACCTACGACGCCGTGGTGGCTGCCGGCGGAGACGGAACCGTGAGCAGCCTAGCCTACGCTACCCGGTATAAGAACATTCCTTTGCTGGCATACCCCGCAGGCACCGCCAACCTGATTGCCCAGAACCTGGACCTGCCCAAAACCCCGGAAGAACTTGTGCAGGTCATGCGGGACGGCCACGCGGTGCGGCTGGACCTGGGTGAAATCGAGGTCAAGGGCGAAAGCCGTGGGTTTGCCATGCTGGCTGGAGCCGGCGCAGACGCCGCCATGATCCGCGACAGTGAGGAACTCAAGGAAAAATACGGGGAAATGGCCTACGTGCTGAGCGCCATGAAACAGCTCAACCCGAAGAAGACAACTTTCAAACTGATCGTGGACGGCGAGCCGCGCTCGTTCGAAGGCATCGGCGTGATGGTGGCGAACCTTGGCATGGCCAATTACCGGCTGCCGATCACCAGTGACATCAGTCCGTCCGACGGACGCTTCACGGTGATCCTGCTCAAGGCCGGGAACATTTTCCGGCTGGTGCCCAACATCATCGACTCGGTGCGCGCCAAATTTAATCTGGGCGATCCCATGTTCAGTGGCAACCTGGAAACCTTTGAAGCCCGGCAGGTTCAGGTGGACGCCGACGAACCGTTTCCGCTGCAGTTTGATGGTGAGCTTCACGTGGAAACCACGCCGTTCGTCGCGCGGATCATGCCTGGCGCGGTGCAGTTCCTGACCCCGGTGCGGCGGACCGAGCTCGACACCTGAGCAATGGTCGTTGCCGATAATGTTTTTTCGCCGAGCTCACAGGAGGCCCAGGAAGGGGCCTCCAAAAAGTTTCGAGGGGTACAGGGGGGTCAAATACAGGCAGGTAAAGCTTGAGCCAGGATTCTCTTCTGTGGCTCTCTGTCCGTTCCGTTGATAATGCATGTTATCATCGGAGCACATGTCAACCGATCTGGTTCCTTTTACCGCCGACCGGCTGGGTCAGGCCCGGACCTTCAGCGGCCTGAGCGATGAAGTGCTGAAGGTCCGGGCGGTGACGGCCGCCCGTGACAAGGACTTTACCGAGTTGTGGCCGCTGACCCTGGCGTACCTGACTACCGACACCAGCGGCGGCGTTGCCCTGAGCCCGCATACGCTCCGCGCCTACCGCAAAGGTATAGAGGTGCTGCTGACGCACGCCCGTGAGCACGCCTGGAATCTGTTGCACCCGGGCCGGCGCGACCCGGGGCTGTACGTGGCCGCCCTGAGCAGTTCCGGCCTGAAACCCGCCACGGTGATGGCCAGAGTGGCGGCGGCGGCGGCGCTGTACCGGGCCCTGAGATGGGCAGGCGCCACGGACGCGGACCCGTTTGCCGATGTGAAACGGCCCAAGGACCGCACGCGGGGCATTGTCAAAAATCCGCCCTACCGGGCCGAATTCGTGCAGGCCATGCTGGAGCACGCCGACATTCAGGAACGGGTACTGCTGCTGCTGATGGCCCATGCGGGCCTGCGGATCGCGGAAGCTCTGGCGGTGGAATGGAACCATATGGACCTGCCGCGCCGCCGGCTGCTGGTGGCGCACGGCAAGGGCGACAAGGCCCGGCGCGTGCCCATGAGCGGCATGCTCCGCGAGGCACTTGAGGCCCTGCAGAACGATACCGGTGCCACACCTTCCGGGAGGGTGCTTGCTTTCCGGGCATATTCCACCGCCTATGACCGGCTGCAGAAGCTGGCGCTGAAGACTGGTCGGGAACACGAATTCCGCGGCTTCCACGCTGGCCGCAAATATGCCGGCACTCAGCTGTACGCGGCCACCAAGGACTTTACCCGGGTCGCTGGTTTTCTTGGCCATGAGCAGGTGGACACCACCCGCCGGTACGTGGAAGTCCCCGAAGACGACCTGGACGATATCGTCGAGCACTTTCGCTGAGGCCTCACTGCATGCGTCGGCGTTCGCTCCGCTCGATCAGCACACCGAAAAGGACCATCAGCCCGGCCAGCACCAGGGCCGGCAGGTCGCCAAAACGCTGGTAGGTGGTCTGGCCTTCCAGCAGCCGGTACCGGGCATGAATGACACCCTCTCCCCTATCGAGTGTCCGGCGAGGACGACCCAGATCGTCGATGACGGCCGCAACGCCCTTATTGACGCTGCGCAGCACCCAGCGCCGGTTCTCGATGGCCCGCACGCGCCCCATCATGAAGTGCTGCTGCACGCCCCAGCCGTCATACCAGCCGTCGTTGCTGGCATTGACCAGCACCTGGGCGCCCTTGTTGGAAAGCTGGCGTGCCACCCAGGGAAACACGCTGTCGTAGCAGACATAGGCGCCGTAACGCACGCCGCCCAGGGTCAGAACGCTGAGAGCCTGAGCGGCCGGCACGCTGACGAGGTAGAAGCCAATCTGCTGCTCAATGAGGTTCCACAGCGGCGCCACTTCCTGACGCAGCGGGTAGTACTCGCCGAAGGGCACGGGTCTGGCTTTGTCCGTGCTGCTCAGGACCTTCTTCCCGTCCCAGCTCAATACCCGGTTGGCCCGCTCGTCAACCTCGAAGGCCCAGGCGCCGTACAGACCTCCCGGAGGCGCCTGGCGCAACATTTCCTCGCTCTGGATGGCACTTTCCGACCAGATCACCACCTCTCCAGGCTGCCGGGAGCGCGACAGACGAAGATACTCGGCAAACTGCGCCTCCGGAGAGAGCCGCCTGCTGGCCCGGGCAAAGGTGTCGATGGTGTTGCGCTGCAACAGGGCGCGTCCTTCCGGACCTTCAGCGGGGGTGCGTGTCACGCCGTAGGCCAGCGCCAGAACCCAGACCGCACTCATGGCCAGCAGCGGCACGCGGCGGTCCAGCCAGAAACTCACCAGTGCAGCGGCGGTGCCCGCCACGATTACACTGCCCAGCAAGACCCCACCGAGGTCGGCGACCTGGATCATGGGGGTCGGCAGCAGCGTGTAGCCCAGTGAAGGCCACGGAAAGGCCAGTGGGCCGAGAAAGCGCAGCCATTCCAGACCGACCCACACCCCGGCCAGTACCCACACGCGCGCCAGGGCGCCACGCACCAGCCGGCCAGCCAGCAGCGCAACGGCAGCCAGAAAGGCCCCTTCCAGGGCGTACAGCACCAGAGCCAGAGCCCCGGCCGGGGGAAAGCCAAACAATTTCCCCAGGAACGCGGTCAACCACCACAGGTGGACGGCGCTGTAGGCACTTCCGGCCCACCACATCCTGACGGCCATGGCCCGGGCGCCCAGGGGCTGAGCCACATACAACAGCAGCACTGCCAGCGGCAGCGGCGTGACGAAACTCCACTCCAGCGGCAGGTTGCACAGGGCCAGGACGGCGCCCAGAAGCACGCAGATCAGGGGGACGGGCAGGCGAGGCATCTGGGGCATGATAGTCGTCTCTCTGGGGGGGTAACGCCCCAAAGCTGACAAATTGCTTTAGGATGTGGGCACCTTGCGTCTGGCCTTTATCAGCGACCTTCATGGAAATATCCACGCGTTGACGTCGGTCAAACGCTTCCTCGCGGAGAACCCGGTCAATCAGGTCATCGTGGTGGGCGATATGGTCGGCTACGGCGCCAGCCCAGGCCCGGTCATCGACTTTGTCCGTCGGGAGGGCTGGTCGGTGGCTCTGGGCTCCAGCGACATGCGGGTGGCGATGGAACTCGGAGAGCGTTCCGACCGGCGCGGTGTGGCCGAGCAGGTTCTGACCTGGTCACGCACCATGCTGTCTCCGGATCAGATGGACTTCCTGCGTCGGTTGCCCCCCGGTGGCCGCCTGATGACCCCGGTGGGCCGGGTACGGTACTTTCACGGCAGCCCGCACGATCCCGAACGTCGGGTGGACCTGATGTCCAGCGAGCGAGACCTGGAAACGCTGGCCGAGGAACTGGGGGCGCGGGTGGTGGTCGTGGCGGGAACCCACGTTCCGTTTGTGCGCGTTGTTGGCGAGACCACGTTCGTCGATCCCGGCAGCGTGGGGCTGTCACTGAACCATGAGCCCGGCGCGGACGTGGCCATCGTGGATTGCGTGGGCCGCAAGCCGAAGGTCACCCTGCACAAGGTCACCTACGACTTTGCATCCAGTGCGTTTGACATCATGGCCTGGAACCTGCCGCCGGTGATTGCCGACGTGATCCGAACTGGCCGGATGGCCTGAACAGCTCAACGCAGTTTTAAACAGGAATGAGGGGGCGGCGTGTGGTCCGCCCCCTCGCAGCGGTGGGCCCTAAGCCAGCACGCCGTGGACTGCCTCGTCGAAGCGTCCGGCGAGACCACGTTCGCCCAGCAGGTCCTCCAGGGCCACCATCAGGGCGCGGTACGGAGCAGGGTGTGCACTTTCACCCATCAGCCCCAGACGCCAGATCACGCCAGCGGTCGGTCCCAGGCCGCCGGTCACGCTGATCTCGCGGCGGCGCAGGGCCTGCCGGATTCCCGCATCGTCAAAGCCGTCCGGGAGGCGCAGGGCCAGCACGGTGGGCAGGCGATCCTTCGGGCGCTGAACGTAATGGCTGAAACCCAGCGGTGAGAGCGTCTGCGTGATGGCCTGCCCCAGCTGGGCCACCCGGCGCTGGCGCTGGACCAGGCCTTCTTCCAGCGCGGCGCGCAGGGCTGCGTGAAAGGCGAAGTGCAGGTTGACCGGCACAGTGTGGTGGTAGGTGTGGTCTACCCAGTAGTCGCGCAGGCCTTCGAGGTCGCAGTACCACAGCGGCGCTTTCGTCCGCCTTGCCGCGAAGCGGGCAAAGGCACGTTCACTGACGGCGATGGGCGCCAGCCCTGGAGGCGCCGACAGACATTTCTGGGCGCCGGTATACGCGTAATCCACGCCCCACTCG
Proteins encoded in this window:
- a CDS encoding metallophosphoesterase family protein, which encodes MRLAFISDLHGNIHALTSVKRFLAENPVNQVIVVGDMVGYGASPGPVIDFVRREGWSVALGSSDMRVAMELGERSDRRGVAEQVLTWSRTMLSPDQMDFLRRLPPGGRLMTPVGRVRYFHGSPHDPERRVDLMSSERDLETLAEELGARVVVVAGTHVPFVRVVGETTFVDPGSVGLSLNHEPGADVAIVDCVGRKPKVTLHKVTYDFASSAFDIMAWNLPPVIADVIRTGRMA
- a CDS encoding alanine--glyoxylate aminotransferase family protein translates to MFEPHPEHILLTPGPTPIHPRAQQALIRPMLGHMDPEVFALNSEIQADLRVMYGTEPEAFTALLAGTGSLGMEAGFANLVEAGDEVLVCANGSFGSRMAEMAARYGAHVRLVTAPLGEAICPEDVAAQLDGVNMVAVVHGETSTGVLNPVPKIAELVRGSGALLTVDAVTTAGMEPFHMAEWGVDYAYTGAQKCLSAPPGLAPIAVSERAFARFAARRTKAPLWYCDLEGLRDYWVDHTYHHTVPVNLHFAFHAALRAALEEGLVQRQRRVAQLGQAITQTLSPLGFSHYVQRPKDRLPTVLALRLPDGFDDAGIRQALRRREISVTGGLGPTAGVIWRLGLMGESAHPAPYRALMVALEDLLGERGLAGRFDEAVHGVLA